One window of the Halobacteriovorax sp. JY17 genome contains the following:
- a CDS encoding 3D domain-containing protein yields MKVLLFISLVLLSSCATRKRTALDFDFTLSDDSKESLTLWATNYYTPIFQARMNGIPLKDLGENSLVNGVYPVLLTKKEWCFSAMEGSVAIKFPGGDQKTFNYAGKTSRQVDCSPFFGEDFPETDKVRFRAANSRWGDGVQNYSLIPYRTIAVDPKFIPFGSVIYIPEAKGVKFMWVGKQFTHDGFFFAGDRGGAIKGPHIDVFTGNSKNHEFSFIGNRKSKTFEAFKIEDDEVIEDLTRLHKIFY; encoded by the coding sequence ATGAAGGTCTTGCTTTTTATTTCATTAGTTCTTTTATCATCTTGTGCAACCAGAAAGAGGACTGCGCTAGATTTTGATTTTACTCTCTCTGATGATTCTAAAGAGTCTCTCACTCTTTGGGCAACGAATTACTATACTCCTATTTTTCAAGCAAGAATGAATGGGATTCCCTTAAAGGATCTCGGCGAAAATTCACTAGTAAATGGAGTTTACCCCGTTCTTCTGACTAAGAAGGAGTGGTGTTTTTCAGCAATGGAAGGCTCTGTTGCTATAAAATTTCCTGGTGGAGATCAAAAGACTTTTAACTATGCAGGAAAGACTTCTAGACAAGTGGATTGCTCACCGTTCTTTGGAGAAGACTTTCCTGAGACAGATAAAGTTCGCTTTAGGGCGGCCAATAGCCGTTGGGGAGATGGAGTTCAAAACTATTCTCTTATTCCTTATCGCACGATTGCCGTTGATCCAAAATTTATTCCCTTCGGAAGCGTCATCTATATTCCAGAGGCTAAAGGCGTAAAATTCATGTGGGTTGGAAAGCAATTTACACACGATGGATTCTTTTTCGCTGGAGATAGGGGAGGAGCAATTAAAGGTCCCCATATTGATGTCTTTACTGGAAACTCAAAAAACCACGAATTTTCCTTTATAGGAAATCGTAAGAGTAAAACTTTTGAAGCTTTTAAGATTGAAGATGATGAGGTGATAGAAGATCTTACGAGATTACATAAGATCTTCTATTAG
- a CDS encoding FixH family protein, translating into MNAILALMIFSLSTLSFANCDVFLEESNTCVAYQWTKGPFLNSGAERNFSELEVRFFDADDATETAIPKEEVEILPWMIMPNMQHGTRPVITTELANGNYLVTEIFLRKMMGWWEIRFVNSSDESVLGSFKVQE; encoded by the coding sequence ATGAACGCTATTTTAGCCCTTATGATTTTTTCACTTTCAACACTTTCATTTGCAAATTGCGATGTCTTCTTAGAAGAGAGCAACACTTGTGTTGCATACCAATGGACAAAGGGACCATTTCTAAACTCTGGAGCGGAGAGAAATTTCTCAGAATTAGAAGTAAGATTCTTTGATGCTGACGATGCTACTGAAACAGCAATCCCCAAAGAAGAGGTTGAGATTCTTCCTTGGATGATTATGCCAAATATGCAACACGGAACAAGGCCTGTCATTACAACAGAGCTAGCGAATGGAAATTACTTAGTCACAGAAATCTTCTTAAGAAAGATGATGGGATGGTGGGAAATTCGTTTTGTAAACTCAAGTGATGAGTCTGTTCTTGGGTCTTTTAAAGTTCAAGAATAA
- a CDS encoding redoxin family protein encodes MKFTLLLLLLSINSLALEAPLLSSTLLDGKKVSSLNLKNRKSVIFFLSASCPCTKKSVPYLQTLSKQYPEFQFLGVHSNSNESFEDAKKEFGNLNFPIAYDADMKIADQFKATKTPHVFVLDAKNEILFHGGVTNSVDPARAKRFYLKNALEDISKRRDVQLKFAKALGCYIVR; translated from the coding sequence ATGAAATTTACACTCTTACTACTTCTCTTATCGATCAACTCCCTTGCTCTTGAAGCTCCACTATTAAGCTCAACCTTACTAGATGGAAAGAAAGTTAGTTCATTAAATTTAAAAAATAGGAAGTCTGTAATTTTCTTTTTAAGTGCTTCTTGTCCATGTACTAAGAAGAGTGTTCCCTATCTCCAAACTTTAAGTAAGCAGTACCCAGAGTTTCAATTTCTGGGAGTCCACTCAAATAGTAACGAGAGTTTTGAAGATGCGAAGAAGGAATTTGGAAATTTAAATTTCCCTATCGCTTATGATGCCGACATGAAAATAGCAGATCAATTTAAAGCTACTAAAACTCCTCACGTCTTTGTACTAGACGCGAAAAATGAAATCCTCTTTCACGGAGGAGTTACTAATAGTGTTGATCCAGCAAGGGCCAAGAGATTCTATCTAAAGAACGCACTTGAAGATATTTCTAAGCGAAGAGATGTTCAACTCAAATTTGCCAAGGCACTTGGCTGCTATATAGTAAGGTAA